GCCATCGCGGGGCAAGCCCGCTCCCACGCATTGCGCGTGGGAGCGGGCTTGCCCCGCGATGGCTTCATTCAGGTACGCTCACGCACCCAGAACAGCGTCGCTCCGGCCACCGCCGCCGGCATCATCAGCACGTTGACCCCCGGAATCATCAGCGCAAGATAAGTGATCCCGCCAAACCCCATCGATTGCCAGCGCTTCTGCCGCAGCCAGGCGAGCATGTCCTGCCAGCTCATCTTGTTGTTGTCCGCCGGGTAGTCGATGTACTGGATCGCCATCATCCAGATCCCGAACACCAGCCACAGTGGCGCGGCGATCACGTTCACCACCGGGATGAACGAGAGGATGAACAGGCCGATGGCCCGAGGCAGGAAGTAGCCCAGCTTGCGCATCTCACGGCTGAGGGTGCGTGGCACCATGGCCACCAGCTCGGCCCAGCTGAAGGGCGGGAAGTTGTCCTGGCCGCGCACCACCACCTCGACCTTTTCCGCCAGGAAGCCGTTGAACGGCGCGGCGATGACGTTGGCCAGCAGGGTGAAGGTGAAGAACACCATCAACAGCACCAGGGCAACGAACAGCGGCCACAGGATGTAGGTGAGAAAGCCCAGCCAGTCGGGCAGGGTGGGCATCAGCGCATCGACCCACAGGCTGAACTGATGGCCGGCGAAATAGATCAGGCCGCCGAACAGCAGCAGGTTGACCGCCAGGGGCAGCAGCACGAACAGGCGCAGGCTCGGGCTCAGGACCAGTTTCAGGCCTTCGCGCAGGTACTGGGGGCCGGACAGGACGGGGGCTTGCATCGGAATGCTCCGCTTTAGGAAAACGCGCTGACCTTACCGAGTTTGGCGCGCGGACGAAAGGCACCGCGC
This window of the Pseudomonas mosselii genome carries:
- the cysZ gene encoding sulfate transporter CysZ, which produces MQAPVLSGPQYLREGLKLVLSPSLRLFVLLPLAVNLLLFGGLIYFAGHQFSLWVDALMPTLPDWLGFLTYILWPLFVALVLLMVFFTFTLLANVIAAPFNGFLAEKVEVVVRGQDNFPPFSWAELVAMVPRTLSREMRKLGYFLPRAIGLFILSFIPVVNVIAAPLWLVFGIWMMAIQYIDYPADNNKMSWQDMLAWLRQKRWQSMGFGGITYLALMIPGVNVLMMPAAVAGATLFWVRERT